The following are encoded in a window of Methanocaldococcus sp. genomic DNA:
- a CDS encoding YkgJ family cysteine cluster protein yields MKNNKNKKFSVYLGGIAFHCIKCGFCCDAPTVTKKDLGRIAGYLKIPLNEVIKRYVKFFNGYIGELKEIKGKCIFFDNKTRKCKIYKVRPLICRFRPYSIQLRDGKLTLTYDIWFLRHCKGLYIGEGDIEEKYFKYAELVLKYLGFEKDIDEKEFKNAKERLFKDSLKY; encoded by the coding sequence ATGAAAAATAATAAAAATAAAAAGTTCAGTGTTTATTTGGGAGGAATTGCATTTCATTGCATAAAATGTGGTTTTTGCTGTGATGCTCCAACAGTTACTAAGAAGGATTTAGGTAGAATAGCGGGATATTTAAAGATTCCATTAAATGAAGTTATAAAGAGATATGTTAAATTTTTTAATGGATACATTGGTGAATTAAAAGAAATTAAAGGAAAGTGCATATTTTTTGATAATAAAACTAGAAAATGCAAAATTTATAAAGTTAGGCCACTAATTTGTAGATTTAGACCTTATTCAATTCAGTTAAGGGATGGAAAATTAACATTAACCTATGATATATGGTTTTTAAGACACTGTAAAGGACTGTATATCGGAGAAGGAGATATAGAGGAGAAATATTTCAAATATGCAGAATTAGTTTTAAAATACTTAGGATTTGAAAAAGATATAGATGAAAAAGAGTTTAAAAATGCAAAAGAGAGATTATTTAAAGACTCCTTAAAATATTAG